The following coding sequences lie in one Capsicum annuum cultivar UCD-10X-F1 chromosome 5, UCD10Xv1.1, whole genome shotgun sequence genomic window:
- the LOC107870012 gene encoding U4/U6 small nuclear ribonucleoprotein PRP4-like protein, with product MDAMDAEDEVPVSTTEPSTQVDDNSTAVNGIGAVTLQPVPPVTSPVGPTGILPPVVPTIAPRPAVPTPIPPPLAPLPVRPPVIRPPVAQNGEMQASDSDSDLEEMGSGRGAAGSTQEYEISEESRLIRERQEKAMQELLMKRRAAALAVPTNDMAVRTRLRRLGEPITLFGEREMERRDRLRMLMARLDAEGQLEKLMKAHEDEEAAASATPAEEEDIQYPFYTEGSKGLLDARVEIAKYSLVKSALRLHRARRKRDDPDEDVDAEVDWALRQAGSLALDCSEIGDDRPLFGCSLSHDGKMLATCSLSGIAKIWKMPQVRKVSTLKGHTERATDVVFSPTSNYLATASADKTARLWNSEGSHLRTFEGHLDRLARIAFHPSGKYLGTASFDKTWRLWDVETGEELLLQEGHSRSVYGLSFHHDGSLVASCGLDALVRVWDLRTGRSILALEGHVKPVLGVSFSPNGYHLASGGEDNTCRIWDLRQRKSSYIIPAHSNLISQVKFEPQEGYFLATASYDMTAKVWSSRDFKPVKTLSGHEAKIMSLDVAADGQFITTVSYDRTIKVWSSKNVEKEEKMDID from the exons ATGGATGCTATGGATGCTGAGGATGAAGTTCCTGTTTCAACTACAGAACCTTCGACTCAAGTTGATGATAATTCAACTGCTGTTAATGGTATAGGTGCAGTTACTCTTCAACCAGTTCCACCTGTCACTTCACCAGTTGGTCCGACGGGTATCCTTCCTCCTGTCGTGCCTACAATTGCTCCAAGGCCTGCAGTTCCTACCCCTATTCCTCCCCCATTAGCTCCATTGCCAGTTCGTCCACCTGTCATTAGGCCTCCGGTTGCACAGAATGGAGAAATGCAAGCGAGtgattcagattcagaccttGAAGAAATGGGATCTGGTCGTGGTGCTGCGGGCTCCACTCAAGAATATGAGATCTCTGAGGAGAGTAGACTTATCCGAGAGAGGCAGGAAAAGGCCATGCAGGAGCTTCTCATGAAGAGACGTGCTGCTGCACTAGCAGTTCCTACAAATGATATGGCAGTTCGAACTCGACTTCGAAGGCTCGGAGAACCCATAACTCTATTTGGAGAAAGGGAGATGGAAAGAAGGGACCGTCTGCGGATGCTTATGGCAAGGCTTGATGCAGAAGGGCAGCTGGAAAAGCTCATGAAAGCTCATGAGGATGAAGAAGCTGCAGCTTCTGCTACACCAGCAGAGGAGGAGGATATTCAGTACCCCTTTTACACAGAAGGATCAAAAGGTCTTTTAGATGCTAGGGTAGAAATTGCCAAGTATTCATTAGTTAAGTCAGCTTTACGTCTCCATCGCGCAAGGAGGAAAAGGGATGATCCAGATGAAGATGTGGATGCAGAGGTTGATTGGGCTTTAAGGCAAGCAGGGAGCCTGGCCCTTGATTGCAGTGAAATTGGAGACGATCGACCCCTTTTTGGATGTTCGCTTTCACATGATGGAAAGATGCTTGCGACCTG TTCTCTGAGTGGAATAGCAAAGATATGGAAAATGCCTCAAGTGCGAAAGGTTTCCACTCTAAAGGGCCACACTGAACGAGCTACTGATGTTGTGTTCTCTCCAACTAGCAATTATTTAGCTACTGCATCTGCTGACAAGACCGCAAGACTATGGAACTCAGAAGGTTCTCACCTCAGAACGTTTGAGGGACATTTGGACCGTCTAGCTCGGATTGCTTTTCATCCTTCTGGAAAGTACTTGGGCACAGCTAGCTTCGACAAAACTTGGAGATTATGGGATGTGGAGACTGGCGAAGAGTTGCTTTTGCAAGAAGGTCACAGTAGGAGTGTTTATGGTTTGTCTTTTCACCATGACGGTTCGTTAGTGGCATCATGTGGGTTGGATGCTCTAGTTCGAGTGTGGGATTTAAGGACTGGACGAAGTATTCTTGCTCTAGAAGGCCATGTTAAACCG GTTCTTGGTGTCAGTTTTTCTCCGAATGGTTATCATTTGGCTAGTGGTGGTGAAGATAATACCTGTCGTATTTGGGACTTAAGGCAGAGAAAATCTTCTTACATCATACCGGCTCACTCCAATCTTATCTCTCAGGTTAAGTTTGAGCCTCAGGAGGGATACTTTTTGGCTACAGCTTCCTATGATATGACCGCTAAG GTATGGTCCTCGAGGGATTTCAAGCCTGTAAAGACTCTATCTGGTCATGAAGCAAAAATCATGTCATTGGATGTTGCGGCAG